Within Pseudomonas sp. LBUM920, the genomic segment TCTTCGGCGGTCGGCTTATACGGGGCGAACTCGCCGGTGAGTGTGACCAGGCCGAGGATCTGACCAGGCTCCAAGGCGGCACCGGCGGCGACGTTGATCGCTTCGCGGGAGATGTTGCCAGCGCCTTCGGACAGCAGGAACTCGCCCGCGTGCATCGATTCAATTTTCATGCTCTTGCTCCTTTCGAGGTTCCGTTCTGTGCCGCCTGACGGGTGGCCCAGATTGAGTGGGTGTCGACCTGTTTGGCCTTGATCGTTGCGGCTGGGTCATCGTCCAGCGGCAGGCTATTGTTGATTTCAAAGCCACCGCCGCTGCTCACCAGCTTGTCGAACAACCGCGCCCTGACGGCGGCTTCGTCCAGGCCGGCAGCGATGAATTCGCCGGTCAGCTCGGGCAAGCGTGCCGCGACACACAGGCCGTGCAGGGCTTTGGCATTGGTCAGCGCGGCTTGGATCACGGCTTCGCTTTCCAACTTCGTCGCAGCGAGTATCGGATCTACCAGGTTACTGATGCCGGCCGCCGCACACCCCTTGGTGACCATCAGCGCTAACCCGGCCGCATCCAGTACAGGTGCCGGTGGATCGACAAGCTCAGGCAGCTCCACTTCCGGCTCTTCATCAAGCTGGGCGAGCAGTTCGGCCGGGGCATGCTGGAAGCGCTGCAGCACACTGCCCTGGCCGAGACAGGCACTGACCTTCAAGCCGTCGCCCACCTCATCAGCCAGACCCAGTGCCACCGCCTCGTTGGCCGTAAGCCAGGTTTCAGCATTGACCATGCGTCGCAGCTCGGCTTCGTCGATGTCAGGCGCCTTGGCCTTGTAAGCAGCGATGATCGCTTCCAGGGTCTGGTCCAGCACATCCGCGACACGGCGGAAGTCTTCGGCATCACCACCGGTAAAGGTGTAGGGGTTGTGGATCATCAACATGGCATTGGCCGCGATCACCACTCGGTGAGCGCCGCACACTGCGACACTGGCAGCGCTCGCCGCCAGGGCATCAATGCGACCCGTGCAGCGCTCGCCCAGGCGCGACAGCGCGTTGTGGATCGCCAGGCCGTCGAACAAGTCCCCGCCGATGCTGTTAAAGGCAACAATCACCGGTGACGCGCCGTCATCCATGGCGCGCAGATCCTGCACGAACTGATTGGCGGTGACGCCCCAGGCGCCGATCTCGCCATACACGAAGATTTCGATGCTGCGTTGCTCGGCTTCGCCGCTAGCCTGAAGGGTGTACCAGCTTTTGTCGGCGACCTTGACCTGCTTGCCCGCCTTGTCAAAGACGCGGAGCTTGGCTTTTTTACTCATGATTGTTCCTTGTCGTCATTCGTCTCGATGGCATCAAGCGTGGTGTAGTTGAGGCCGAGGTCAGTGGAACGGGCGAGGTCAGCGGCGTTTTCCGCGTCGATGGTTTCCGCGTCGTAGCCGTTGCGCAGACACATCTCGCTGCGCGAGCCAAAGCCCGCCTGCACTTCCATCCGACGCGCCTGAACGTCCTGCACCGGCTGGATGTAGGCCCAGCCCTGCGGCACCCAACGCGTGCGCAGATATTCGCGTCGACGTTGCGCGTAGTCCGGTAGCGCCAGGGCACCGGACAGCACCGCCATGTCCATCCAGGCGGCACGCACGGGGCGACACAACTGGTGCACATACACGCCGAACTGCAGTTGCTCCAGACGCCGCCGGAACTCGTTGAGCACTACCCGGAGTGCCCGGTCGTTGACCTCGCGCATGTCGCCGGTAAGGATCTCGTACGGGGTGCCCGAACCCGCCGCCGCCGCCATCAACTGCTGCCGCATGAAGTCCGGGTAGTTGTTGCCGGCATCCGGTGGTTTGGAGAACTCCACCTCTTCACCTGGCCCCAGCTCCTGCATGGTGCCGGGCTCCAAGGCGACCATCGGCGTGAAGCCGTCGCGGTCAACGTTCAATGGCATGCCAGTAACTGGATCGCGAGGCTGCTGCGTAGCCTCCGGTGCCGGGCGCTTGATGAAGCCCGCGAACAGGTTCGCCACTTCCTGCCGGAACAGCACCGCGTCGTCGTAATTGTCGAGGCTGCGCAGGCGCTTCAGCACCGGGGCCAACCGTGGGACGCCGCGCAACTGCCCGGGCTCCATCGGTTCGAAGATATGCAGCACCTGTGTTGCCGGTACGCGAACCAACTGGTTGTAACCAACGTTCAGTGACGACGAGTCGCGTGGGTGTGAGAGGTACATCCAATACGCCACACGCTTACCGGCCGGGTTGAACTCGATACCGGCGCGGATCACGTTGCCGTTTTTGGCGGTCTCGAACTTGTCATGGGGGACAAACTCAGGCGCCAGCGCCTGCAGCTGCAGCGGCACCGCCAAGCCCTCACTGGGGCTGCGTGGTCGCAACCGCACAAAGCATTCACCGGCCGTTTCAACGGTGCGCGCCACCAGAGCCTGCATGCCGTAGAAGTCGGTCAGCTCATCGGCATCCGCCTCATCCACCCAGTCATCCCACAGCTGCTGCTTGAGCTTGCGCAGCTCGGCGTCGTCCGTGGTCGGCCTGGGCGTGATGCCGGTACCGATCAGGTTGCTGACGCGTTTGTCGATGACGTTGAACGCGTACGGGTCATTGCGCACCGCCGCCCGCGAACGCGCACGCAGGTTGCGCAGGGCCGGGGTGTTGATGCTGTTGATGCCGTTGTCAGTGGCTTCCCAACTGGCCGAACGTCGGCCCTCACCGGCGCCTTCGTAACTGGCCTTGATGTTCGACGGCAGCAAGAATCCGTTACGGGTCAGCGTCGGATAATGTCGGGCCATTAGATTCCCTTGCCTCCGTGGTAGAGCCTGACTACGCGAGAGCGCGGTCCGGCGGCTTGACTCAGCGATGTGCGGATCTCGTCGCGAGCCTTGAGCAGTTCGTCGATGGAGCGGTATTCCACCGTGCGGTCGCTGTAGCGCACGGTCTTTTCACCGCGTGCAATGGCGCGCTCGATGGCTTCGAGGTGCTTCGGGGTAAACGACATATCAGCGTCTCTTCAGGTAACCGCTGGTGGAGCTGCGGCGTTGTGGGGGTGCAGCGGGTCGCGGTTGGGCCACAGGTGCTGCAGGTGGCGGTGCAGGTAGCGACTGACGCGCCGCAACCGGTGCTGGTGTTTCGTCAGCGTCGACGCGCTCGCCTTGTACGGGCTTGACGCCCAACACATCGTCGAACAAACCGGACTGAGCCAGCGCTTGGCGTACCCGCTCCCAGTCGTGTTCCTGGTAGCGGTTGATGCCCAGGTAATGCGCCATCGCCAGGCAGTACACCATCAGGTCGAGCGCTTCGTTGCGCTCGGCCTTGCCCTTTACCCACTCGATACGCTTGTAGCCTTTGACGTACCGGGCGACCTTGCGCTCGGCCACGCATTGAGCGAAGAATTCGTCCGGTAGGTCGTTGGCAAAGTGCAGCGAGCCGGGGCCCTCCTCGAACGGATACCGGTTGTAGATCCAGTCTTTGGCCGTGTCGGTACCAACAAACCACAGTTCGACACCGTTGCGTTCAGTCTGGCCTTTCCAGGTGACATCCTGCATTGACGGCCGCTGGGCAATCACGGGCTTACCGGGCTTGCTAGCACCCTTGATGGCGAAGATGTTTCGCCAGCGGCGCGAGCGGCAGAACTGGTAAACCTCATCCGTATGATGGCCACCGGAGTCGACAGCTGTCGCCAGAATCGCCAGTCCGACACCGCACGGGTGTCGATACCGGGCCTTGAGCTTTTCGTCCAACACCGCCCAGGTACGCTCATCGGCAGGGTCGCCCCAGATCACCTGGTGATCGACCACCCAGCGTTCCATGCCGACCCCGAAGCCCATCACCATCAGCTCCAGGCGGTTGGCCTGGACGTCGACGGCACCGGTCAGCATCAGCACACCCAGCGGCATGCTGCCGAGGGTGTAAGTCTCCAGCCGTGCCCGAGCGACCAGCACTTCGGCCTTAGTCTGCTCTTGCGCGCTGTCCCAAACCTTGGCTAGACGTGTGTTGTAGAACACCTGCATTAGGCCCATGTCGCCCTTAGCCTGGGCCTTCTTGGCGTCTTCGAACTCCTCAGCAAGCGAGGCCCAGTCCTTCCAACCAATCGGCGAATAAAGCGCGTTGAGGTGGAAACCAACAGTCTTGCCGTCGCCGCTGCCATGGGCACGCCATTCGCCCCTAGCGAGCATGTCGGTTTTGTGATGCTCCTCGATCAGGACGTCACACTCAGGCGCGGCACACTGATAGTGAACCGTGCTGTAGTCCTTGCTGTAGAGCAGCTGCTCCCACTCCAGCACCTGCATATGGCCGCAGGTGGGACATGGTACGTAGTAGTAACGCTGGTCGCTGGACTCGAACAGGTCCGAGATCCGCGAGGCGCCCTTGATCGTCGGCGAGCTGGAGAAGTAGATCTTGGCGTTGCGGCCAAAGTTGGTCGCCCGCGTTTCCGCCAGAACGATGGGGTCACCTTCCTGACCGACATCGTTTTCCCACCGGTCGACCTCGTCGCCGTAGATGTAGCGCGCAGACAGCTCGGACAGGTTGGCCGCAGAGCCCGCCGTGGTGACGTACAAGGCGCCGCCCTCGAACTCCTTGGTGTCCATGGTATTGCGCGCATCCCGCGAGCGGCTGGCCGCTACGCGCTTCGCCAATTCCGGCGTGGCCTTGATGGTCTTGCTGATCCGCCCGGAGACCCGCTTTGACAGGCTCAGACTGGGCAGCAGGGCCAGGATGTTGGACGGCGCCATGTGAATCAGGCCGCCCATCCAGTTCAAGGCAATCTGCGTTTTCATCAGCTGCGAAGCCACCATGGTGATCACGCGCCTACACGGGTGAGCCGGCGACAGGCAGCGCATGGGCTCGCGAGCGTACGGCGTGCGCTCGGTGCGGTACTGGCCAGGCTCAGGGGCGCCCGTGTCTCGCGGGATGCGCATGTACTCGTCGGCCCACTCGTCGATCCACAGGTCGGGGTCGGGTCGTAGCCCACGGAAATACGCCTCACGGAAGACCTTCTCACCGTCAGGGATTTCCGGGTGCATAGGTCAACTCGAAGTCATTGCACGTTCAAGGTCAGATGAGGACATGCGTTCAGCCTCTTCCAGTGTTTTACGCAGGGTCGCCGCCAGGTGTTTTTCGATGTCCCAGGGGTCGTTCATGGATGAGAGCTTGTGCGACAGCTGCGGCAGCAGGCCGAACAACTGATCCCGCAGATGGCGCCCGGCGTTGTAGGCGCCCAGCTCGACTGCATCCCTGCCGACCAGGGAGCCCTGCGCCTTGTGCAGCTCGATCTCGGCCAACTGCGCCAGGTTGTGTTCGCGCATGGCGCGAGCCTTCTGGAAGTCGTGGCCCTTGGCGCCGACAGCAATAGGCAGCTGCGGCGCAGCCGTGTTTGTCGGCTCGACCTGGGGGGACAGTTGGCTGTAAACGTCGCGCTGGATCCGGTCCTGCTGGTGTCGAGCAGCGACGGCGGCCTTGCTGGGGTCGGCGGTTTCGAGGATTAGCGCTTCGGTTGCCAGCACGTCAACCATCTTGCCATCAGGCGACAGCACCAGGCGGTTGTTGCCTTTGAGCCAAGTGATGTAGCTCGGCGTCCTGCCGATGCGAGCCGCGAAAGCGCTTTTAGACAGAAAGAGTGAATCCGTCATAAGCCCTCCTTTTCAACGGCTTTTCAATGGAAACCTTTCAATTTCAATGGATTGAATTTCAGTAAGCTGGCAGCCCATCCGCTAACGCTTTCCCGCGGGTTTCATGCCCCGTGTCCCTCGGATGCCTCCAGGGTCCCCGGCGATTTTCGGCGCCCCGAAACGGTGCATCATCCCTGCTCCCCACAGGCGGGGGCGCTTCGTCGACACCAGCACGCGTGAAGGTCCGGGGTTCACAAAACCGAGAGCTTACGCAAATTCCCGGAGTGCCTCTTGCAGGCGTCTGGCTTTGACGATGGCTTCAGCATTACTTTCGCGCTCA encodes:
- a CDS encoding terminase small subunit, with the translated sequence MTDSLFLSKSAFAARIGRTPSYITWLKGNNRLVLSPDGKMVDVLATEALILETADPSKAAVAARHQQDRIQRDVYSQLSPQVEPTNTAAPQLPIAVGAKGHDFQKARAMREHNLAQLAEIELHKAQGSLVGRDAVELGAYNAGRHLRDQLFGLLPQLSHKLSSMNDPWDIEKHLAATLRKTLEEAERMSSSDLERAMTSS
- a CDS encoding phage head-tail joining protein, with the translated sequence MSFTPKHLEAIERAIARGEKTVRYSDRTVEYRSIDELLKARDEIRTSLSQAAGPRSRVVRLYHGGKGI
- a CDS encoding head maturation protease, ClpP-related — its product is MSKKAKLRVFDKAGKQVKVADKSWYTLQASGEAEQRSIEIFVYGEIGAWGVTANQFVQDLRAMDDGASPVIVAFNSIGGDLFDGLAIHNALSRLGERCTGRIDALAASAASVAVCGAHRVVIAANAMLMIHNPYTFTGGDAEDFRRVADVLDQTLEAIIAAYKAKAPDIDEAELRRMVNAETWLTANEAVALGLADEVGDGLKVSACLGQGSVLQRFQHAPAELLAQLDEEPEVELPELVDPPAPVLDAAGLALMVTKGCAAAGISNLVDPILAATKLESEAVIQAALTNAKALHGLCVAARLPELTGEFIAAGLDEAAVRARLFDKLVSSGGGFEINNSLPLDDDPAATIKAKQVDTHSIWATRQAAQNGTSKGARA
- a CDS encoding head decoration protein, translating into MKIESMHAGEFLLSEGAGNISREAINVAAGAALEPGQILGLVTLTGEFAPYKPTAEDGTENAIAILYGPLGESDVPRRGRAIVRLAEVSEAHLTGLDPAAEKALATHFVIVR
- a CDS encoding phage portal protein, whose product is MARHYPTLTRNGFLLPSNIKASYEGAGEGRRSASWEATDNGINSINTPALRNLRARSRAAVRNDPYAFNVIDKRVSNLIGTGITPRPTTDDAELRKLKQQLWDDWVDEADADELTDFYGMQALVARTVETAGECFVRLRPRSPSEGLAVPLQLQALAPEFVPHDKFETAKNGNVIRAGIEFNPAGKRVAYWMYLSHPRDSSSLNVGYNQLVRVPATQVLHIFEPMEPGQLRGVPRLAPVLKRLRSLDNYDDAVLFRQEVANLFAGFIKRPAPEATQQPRDPVTGMPLNVDRDGFTPMVALEPGTMQELGPGEEVEFSKPPDAGNNYPDFMRQQLMAAAAGSGTPYEILTGDMREVNDRALRVVLNEFRRRLEQLQFGVYVHQLCRPVRAAWMDMAVLSGALALPDYAQRRREYLRTRWVPQGWAYIQPVQDVQARRMEVQAGFGSRSEMCLRNGYDAETIDAENAADLARSTDLGLNYTTLDAIETNDDKEQS
- a CDS encoding phage terminase large subunit family protein, producing the protein MHPEIPDGEKVFREAYFRGLRPDPDLWIDEWADEYMRIPRDTGAPEPGQYRTERTPYAREPMRCLSPAHPCRRVITMVASQLMKTQIALNWMGGLIHMAPSNILALLPSLSLSKRVSGRISKTIKATPELAKRVAASRSRDARNTMDTKEFEGGALYVTTAGSAANLSELSARYIYGDEVDRWENDVGQEGDPIVLAETRATNFGRNAKIYFSSSPTIKGASRISDLFESSDQRYYYVPCPTCGHMQVLEWEQLLYSKDYSTVHYQCAAPECDVLIEEHHKTDMLARGEWRAHGSGDGKTVGFHLNALYSPIGWKDWASLAEEFEDAKKAQAKGDMGLMQVFYNTRLAKVWDSAQEQTKAEVLVARARLETYTLGSMPLGVLMLTGAVDVQANRLELMVMGFGVGMERWVVDHQVIWGDPADERTWAVLDEKLKARYRHPCGVGLAILATAVDSGGHHTDEVYQFCRSRRWRNIFAIKGASKPGKPVIAQRPSMQDVTWKGQTERNGVELWFVGTDTAKDWIYNRYPFEEGPGSLHFANDLPDEFFAQCVAERKVARYVKGYKRIEWVKGKAERNEALDLMVYCLAMAHYLGINRYQEHDWERVRQALAQSGLFDDVLGVKPVQGERVDADETPAPVAARQSLPAPPPAAPVAQPRPAAPPQRRSSTSGYLKRR